ACGGCGATGATTTCACTGGAAGGAGCAGCCACGCTGCGTGCTGCTTCAGCAATAGTGTGCGTCATCGCCACGTTGGTGTTGGGATTGATAACCTGAATCAAATGTTGCGTCATACTGGTTCCTCGATGTTCTTTCCCCTGTGGCTGAGCACCACGGCTGGGCATTGTTGTGTTTTTTTGCACTATCATAAGGCGAAATTTACCTCAGCATGGCTCTATTTTCGCGCCTTACGCTCCAGAACCCCGTTTATTCCGTTAAGAATGAAACCTGGCCTGGTTCATGCAACGAAAGTTGCAGACAATCCGTCAACCTCTGTTTTACCAGGAGCAGATATCATGCCAAACATTGAACCCAACACGACTGCCATGACCGATAGCCCCAACGCTGGATATAGCCCGCGCCTGTGTAACGATGACCTGGCGCCAACGCGTAACCAGACATGGTCCTGGTACAATATTTTTTCTTTCTGGATGTCCGATGTACACAGCATGGGTGGCTATGTTGTAGCCGCGAGCTTTTTCACATTAGGGCTGGCGAGTTGGCAGGTCTTACTTTGCCTGTTGGTGGGAATTTGTCTTGTGCAGTTGTGTGCGAATCTGGTCGCAAAACCAAGCCAGATGGCGGGCGTGCCTTATGCCGTGATTTGTCGTCAGGCCTTTGGCGTTTTTGGTGCCAATATTCCAGCGGTGATCCGCGGGCTCATTGCCTTTGCCTGGTACGGGATACAAACATATTTAGCCGCGAACGCGCTAATGTTGGTATTACTCAAATTCTGGCCATCGCTTGCCCCAATGACCACCGGGCACTTCCTGGGTCTTTCGCACCTCGGATGGGTATGCTTTGGCATTATGTGGGCATTACAGGCGGCGGTGTTCTGGCATGGCATGAATGCCATTAAACGATTCATTGATATCGCAGGTCCTGCTGTGTATATCGTGATGATGGCTCTGGCGGGTTGGATTTTGTATCAGACAGGATTTGACGGAATTTCGTTTACGCTTGCCAGCAAACAGCTCACTTCCGGTGAACAAGCGTGGCAGATGCTTACCGCCATCGCACTGGTCGTTTCTTACTTCTCCGGCCCTCTTTTGAACTTCGGTGACTTCTCGCGCTACGGCAAAAGTATGAAAGAGATCCGCCGTGGCAATCGCTGGGGGCTACCATTCAACTTTTTGTTGTTCTCTATCGTGACCGTTGTGATTGTCTCCGGCACTCAATCTCTGTTTGGCAAAATGATTACCGATCCAATTGAAACCGTCAGTCACGTAGGCAATAGCCTGGCGATGGCAATTGGTTTGCTGACCATGATTACCGCCACCATCGGTATTAATATCGTGGCGAATTTTGTTTCACCCGCTTTCGACTTTTCTAACTGTTCACCGCAAAAAATCAGCTTCCGTACCGGTGGGATGATCGCTGCTGTTGGTTCCGTGTTGCTGACACCGTGGAACTTGTTCCAGTCACCCGAACTGATTCACTACACGCTGGATGTGTTAGGATCGTTCATTGGGCCGCTGTTCGGCATCCTGCTGACCGATTTCTACATCATTAAGCGCAGTAAAATTTATATCGATGATTTGTTCGATGACACTTCCAAAGGCCGCTATTGGTACAAAAGTGGGTTCAATCCGAAAGCGATTATGGCACTCGTGCCGTCTGTCGCGGTTTGCCTGACAATCAGCTTTATCCCATCACTGCATGAAGTCGCAAACTTTAGCTGGTTTATCGGGGCGTTTCTGAGCGCTGGCTGTTACCGCTGGCTGGCTCGGGCTGAAAAAGTGACTGATGTAGCGGAATATAATGGGCAGGTTGTCGTTTCGAAGGATTAAAACGACGAAAGCCTGAATCATTTCTGATTCAGGCTTTCTAATTGTGGCGGAACGGACGGGACTCGAACCCGCGACCCCCTGCGTGACAGGCAGGTATTCTAACCGACTGAACTACCGCTCCGCGTTTGTTCCCCGTCGGGAACGAGGCAGATATTACGTATTGCGTTCATGGGCGTCAACGTTTTTTCTTATAAATCTAACTGCTTGCCGTTATTTTCACCCAAACGGTGATTTTTAAATCATTTCAGCTGTTTTTATATACGCCAAAGACAACTTCCGCCCTTCTTTTCCACCAGATCAAGTCGTGACTCATGCGCTTCCAGCTCAGCATCAGTGGCCCGAATGATGCGTACACCTGAACTGTTGCGCACAACACGCTGAATTCCGTTATCTCCACTACGTGTCTGTACATCCCCTTCCATGGCAAACTTCAGCGAGGTTTGCCCGCCCGTCATCATCAAATAGACATCGGACAAGATTTGGGCATCGAGCAATGCGCCGTGTAGCGTTCGCTTACTGTTATCTATTTCGTAACGTGAGCAAAGTGCATCGAGGCTGTTTCGCTTGCCCGGAAACATCTTTCGCGCAAGTGCAAGGCTGTCGGTGATTTTGCAGAAAGTATTGGTTTTCGGGATATCACGCTTAAGCTTGCTGAACTCATAGTCCATGAACCCGATATCAAACGACGCGTTATGGATGACAAGTTCTGCACCGCGAATGTAATCCAGGAATGAATCTGCAACCTGCTCAAAGGTTGGTTTATCCGCCAGAAACTCGTCGGCAATTCCATGCACGCCAAACGCTTCCGGGTCCACCAGCCGGTCTGGCTTTAAGTAGACATGGAAGTTATTGCCCGTCAGACGGCGGTTAATCACTTCAACCGCACCGATTTCAATAATGCGATGCCCTTCGTAGTGAGCACCGATTTGGTTCATACCGGTGGTTTCAGTATCGAGAACGATCTGTCGTGTAATTGGTGTGCTCATGGCGCTCGTTTATGTCAGACTTGGTTTTTTAATCACAGGAAGTCTACCAGAGATGCGTAAACAGGTAGAAATTTTCACCGATGGCTCCTGCCTCGGTAATCCGGGCCCAGGTGGTTACGGTGCCATTCTACGGTACAAACAACACGAAAAAATTTTTAGCGTCGGCTATCGGTTAACAACGAATAATCGCATGGAAATGATGGCGGCAATTGTCGCTCTTGAGGCGCTAATCGAACCTTGTGACATTGTGCTCAGCACTGACAGTCAATATGTGCGCCAGGGAATTACACAATGGATTCATAACTGGAAAAAACGTGGCTGGAAAACAGCCGATAAAAAGCCGGTGAAGAATGTCGACTTATGGCAACGTCTGGACGCCGCGCTGAGCGAGCATAAAATCAGTTGGGAATGGGTTAAAGGCCACGCCGGTCACCCTGAAAACGAACGCTGCGATGAGCTTGCGCGTGAGGCCGCGTCTAATCCAACTCTTGAAGATGTTGGTTATCAACCAGAGGCGGTGAAACCTTAGTCGTTTCCTTAAACTGCCTGGTCGCGCCAACTGCTGAGCGGATTTGCGTTTTCGCTGAACGGCTTTTCATTGGATTCAGCGTAAGTGGCAATGTCCTCTTACGCGCCACAATGACATGCATACAACCCAGCGCAGGCAGGTGAGTACTCAGCATTTTCCCACCTTGTTTACTCCAGGGTAAAACCTGGAAACTACGCTGATGCATGACTTCAAAATTCAGCAATGCCAACCAGTCGAACATCC
The nucleotide sequence above comes from Buttiauxella selenatireducens. Encoded proteins:
- a CDS encoding NCS1 family nucleobase:cation symporter-1, whose protein sequence is MPNIEPNTTAMTDSPNAGYSPRLCNDDLAPTRNQTWSWYNIFSFWMSDVHSMGGYVVAASFFTLGLASWQVLLCLLVGICLVQLCANLVAKPSQMAGVPYAVICRQAFGVFGANIPAVIRGLIAFAWYGIQTYLAANALMLVLLKFWPSLAPMTTGHFLGLSHLGWVCFGIMWALQAAVFWHGMNAIKRFIDIAGPAVYIVMMALAGWILYQTGFDGISFTLASKQLTSGEQAWQMLTAIALVVSYFSGPLLNFGDFSRYGKSMKEIRRGNRWGLPFNFLLFSIVTVVIVSGTQSLFGKMITDPIETVSHVGNSLAMAIGLLTMITATIGINIVANFVSPAFDFSNCSPQKISFRTGGMIAAVGSVLLTPWNLFQSPELIHYTLDVLGSFIGPLFGILLTDFYIIKRSKIYIDDLFDDTSKGRYWYKSGFNPKAIMALVPSVAVCLTISFIPSLHEVANFSWFIGAFLSAGCYRWLARAEKVTDVAEYNGQVVVSKD
- the dnaQ gene encoding DNA polymerase III subunit epsilon, giving the protein MSTPITRQIVLDTETTGMNQIGAHYEGHRIIEIGAVEVINRRLTGNNFHVYLKPDRLVDPEAFGVHGIADEFLADKPTFEQVADSFLDYIRGAELVIHNASFDIGFMDYEFSKLKRDIPKTNTFCKITDSLALARKMFPGKRNSLDALCSRYEIDNSKRTLHGALLDAQILSDVYLMMTGGQTSLKFAMEGDVQTRSGDNGIQRVVRNSSGVRIIRATDAELEAHESRLDLVEKKGGSCLWRI
- the rnhA gene encoding ribonuclease HI, translating into MVSVSRTICRVIGVLMALVYVRLGFLITGSLPEMRKQVEIFTDGSCLGNPGPGGYGAILRYKQHEKIFSVGYRLTTNNRMEMMAAIVALEALIEPCDIVLSTDSQYVRQGITQWIHNWKKRGWKTADKKPVKNVDLWQRLDAALSEHKISWEWVKGHAGHPENERCDELAREAASNPTLEDVGYQPEAVKP